The nucleotide window aaagaatattatcattatttatgaaatttatggtctacatcattttattaaacataaaataaaattcttacgaTAAAAAAGTGAATCAcataaatttgaaacaaaagtAAAGAAGAGTAAACATCAAGTAAGCCATttcttaaaatatcaaatttaaaacatttataatatttaaaatactaaaaatcaaagatACTGACAACTTGTATAACACAACACAGCAATAAttgtttcactttttttttcttaacacaaacaaaacaaaaatatagtTTCAATGATTCCGCACTTCGGATAATACTTTAttttaagttgagtatctatcgaaaataatatttctattctataaaaatagaaataaaatttacgtATCCAATATACTCCTCAGATCACActgaatatatattattgttctagaaacaaaacaataatataatatataatattgtagtaattaaatTACAACTTGTAACAAGATTATGGATTCCCCTATATATCCGATTTATCctccatttttaattttttttttttagcaaaatatACAATTTCATCAACTATAAAGGAacaaaacatttattaagaaaaaagaagtaaaaatagatttttaaataagaaaagagaATTCAAAACAAACTTGACGGCCGTTACTTCAAACGCTGACGGAGCAATCCCGAGCTAGTTGATACTTAACGGCGTTATTTCCAACCATAACCCCTCCGTAACCGGGCCGATCACCGAGTGGCACGTATGCAGAGCACGTGACATGTAAATGGTAATGGCCCGTTGTTATGGACCCCACTTTCCACTTTACACGCCCATCAATCTTAAAATCCAACCAAACGCCCCCGTTTTGTTGATCTTCTGACAGGCCCGGCCCGTTATACGGGGCGATCGGGATGTTATTCCCGTAAACAAATGGGGACCATATGTTAACGTCCTTATGGCCTTGATACACCGGGGGTATTTGAGTGTAATACGTGATTTGTTGATTATGATACATAGCGTATATATCCATGTTATCATAATAAATTCCGATTTTGCTATTAGGGTTACGTGCGTATATTGTGGTTTGGATAGAGGTTGAGAAGATGTTCGGGGCGGACACGTTGAAGGTGAAGATAGTTGTGTCTTGGAGGATGAAACGAGGTTTTTTAGGCTGAAGTATAGCCCATACTATGAGGATAATGAGAAGAGCTAAGAAGAGGAAGATAAGGAATCCAGCACAACAACGTTGGAttagcttcttcttcttgctcttGTGGTGGCTACACTTTTTATCCGACATGTCGGTGGTGCTAGTGGTGATAGTTGTGATGATAGAGGGAGGAGGAGAGGTTGTTGAGAGTGGTTTGTGTAGGAGAAATGAAAAGGGAAGGGAGATGGGAATTGATTGACTATATAGATAGAGAGAGGTGAGTAAAGTAGTTTTATTTTATGCCACTTGAGTTGTAGAAAGTGTGTTGTAGCTAGCATTGGTAAAGGGGGTACTAATATGTCAAATTCCTCCCACTTTCTTATCAAAGCATGGGGCCCACATGTATACATATAATACATTATAATAAATGAGATATGAGAAATAGATGCTCAATTACAACGTTCGATAAATCTATAGTGTGATAAATATAATCTTGAAATAAGGCGAGTTGTTAGCTATAAATATGGATAAGGTTATATATATGCTCAATTTATGTagcattttttgaattttgtaggACAAGATTTTTTTATTGCAAATTTTTATGtgccttttaaatattttaaactattgtgatttatagtatttttacgtagttttcaaatatataaattttaattatagtaATCTTGAAACTAATTAATATGTCTAACCAAACacattataaaacaaaatttctacatttattttgaattattatctCTAATTTCTCGTACCTTACAAcaccaaaatatttaatttccaaaattaaaataatatcacataaattgagacgagaaaatatataagttaaaactCCAAGTATATATGAAATGTATTTTTTGTGTATCATTTTGGGTTgactatatatattaatttagttcCAAGTGTCAAATGAAGCTTTAAGCAATTTCGAGAATTAATTGCTTTATCGAATTTACATAAAGTTGTGAGAATTACTTATTATGAAAAAAGTTGTGTgaattatcttttatttaattactattAACTTGTCGGCTTGGtgtttgaaattaaaaattattgatagatagaaattataataattaataatttaaaagatatttaaaagatattattataaaaaataacttatttaattCTCGAAATTTgaagattatgatatgataagTAATTTTGTTTTGGGATCCAAGAGACGTATTATGCGGGAATAATATTATATAGATAGGCCAATTTGTTTAATTTGGTCAATggtaattaaaaacaaattaatctaGGGTTTGTACAAAATGAATTTAAACTTTTGCACTGAATATGATGCACCATCATAGGAGATCTAATCAGAGGTTATGTACTTttcacatatataaaataaaaaaagaacattttcagaatttttaaaagttttgatttgcgatatttttattttgagatttgattaatttgtattcatgacaaattttttttactttgggTGTAATGTTCTCCTTATGACTCTATTAAAGACTATTTCATTCTCAGGTAAACACAcgaagaatttttaaaaaaagtaatatacGCGATATATACAGACAAAAGGCAGTTTGATAAACCCTAGTATTGCACCCTTCTGACTTCACTCCATTCAGGTGGCTCGAATCTGAGTTTTCTGATTAATATTGCACTATTTTGACTCCACCTCCATTTGCTA belongs to Solanum stenotomum isolate F172 chromosome 1, ASM1918654v1, whole genome shotgun sequence and includes:
- the LOC125865440 gene encoding NDR1/HIN1-like protein 1, yielding MSDKKCSHHKSKKKKLIQRCCAGFLIFLFLALLIILIVWAILQPKKPRFILQDTTIFTFNVSAPNIFSTSIQTTIYARNPNSKIGIYYDNMDIYAMYHNQQITYYTQIPPVYQGHKDVNIWSPFVYGNNIPIAPYNGPGLSEDQQNGGVWLDFKIDGRVKWKVGSITTGHYHLHVTCSAYVPLGDRPGYGGVMVGNNAVKYQLARDCSVSV